The stretch of DNA GGGTCGCTGGTCGTGATCGACGATCTCAGCATGCATCTGGACGAGGGCGAGGCGCTCGGCGTGATCGGGCCGAACGGCGCCGGCAAGACGACGCTGTTCAACCTGATCAGCGGCGGCCTGGCGCCGGACGCCGGGCGGATCGCCTTCGACGGCGCGGACATCACGAAGCTGTCCGCCCACGAGCGCTGCCGCAGGGGCATCGGGCGCTCCTATCAGATTCCGCACCCCTTCGTCGGCATGACGGTGTTCGAGAATCTGCTGGTCGGGGCCGCTTTCGGTACCGGCAAGGCAGAATCCCAGTGTTACGGGCCGTGCGCGGAGATCCTCGAAAAGACCGGGCTGATCGCCAAGGCCAACGCGCTGGCCGGCAGCCTGTCGCTGCTCGAGCGCAAGCGGCTCGAACTGGCCCGCGCGCTGGCCTCCGACCCCAGGGTGCTTCTGCTCGACGAGATCGCCGGCGGCCTGACCGAAGACGAGTGCTTCGCTCTTGTCGACACGATCCGCGAAATCCGTGCCGGCGGCGTCTCGATCGTCTGGATCGAGCATATCGTGCATGCGCTGCTCTCGGTCGTGGACCGGCTGATCGTGATCAATTTCGGCGTGAAGATCGACGACGGCGATCCCCACGCGGTGATGAACAGCGCCCAGGTGCAGGAAATCTACATGGGGATCGGTGCGGAATGAGCCTGCTCGAAACCCGCGGCCTCACGGCCTTCTACGGCGATTTCCAGGCCCTGTTCGGCATCGATTTCGCGATCGCGGAAGGCGAGACCGTCGCTATCATCGGCTCCAACGGCGCCGGCAAGTCGACCTTCCTGCGCAGCCTGACCGGCCTGCTCGCCAACGCCGCCGAGGCCATCCATTTCAACGGGCAGCCGATCGGCGACCTGCCGGCCAACCGGATCGTCGGCCTCGGCATCGCCATGGTGCCCGAGGGCCGCAAGCTGTTCCCCTCGCTTACTGTCGAGGAAAACCTGAAGATCGGCGCCTACAGCGGCCGGAGCGGAGACTGGTCGGTCGACCGGATCCTCGACCTGTTCCCCTTCATGCAGGAACGCCGCCGGACGCCGGCGACGGCGCTTTCCGGCGGCCAGCAGCAGATGGTCGCCATCGGCCGGGCGCTGATGTCGAACCCCGAACTGCTGCTGTGCGACGAGATCAGCCTCGGCCTCGCGCCGACGATCATCAAGGACATCTACGACGCCCTGCCCGCCATTCAGGAGGCCGGCACCACCGTCGTCGTGGTCGAGCAGGATATCCAGCAGGCCATGGCGGTCTCGGACCGGGTCTACTGTTTCATGGAGGGGCGCGTCACGCTGGAGGGCCCGCCCGACGAACTCAGCCACGACGCCATCCGGGAAGCCTATTTCGGGCTCAAGGGCGCCGCCTGATGGAACGGGCCGACTGATGGAACGGATCGACTGATGGACTGGGTCAACGCCGTCATACAGGGCGTTCTGGTCGGCGGGCTGTACGCGCTCTTCGCCACCGGCCTGTCGCTCATCTTCGGCGTGATGCGGCTGGTCAACATCGCCCATGGCGACCTGATCGTGCTGTCGAGCTTCCTCGGCCTGGCGATCGTCAGCGGCCTCGGCCTGCATCCGCTGATCTGCCTGCTGATCGTCGTGCCGCTGATGTTCGCGATCGGCTATGCGCTCCAGCGCGGCGTGCTCAACTTCACCCTGGGGCCGGATATCCTGCCGCCCCTGCTCGTCACCTTCGGCCTGTCGATCATCATCCAGAACGCGCTGCTGGAAATCTTCTCGGCGGACAGCCAGAAGCTGCCGGCCGGCGCCCTCCAGACGGCGAGCCTCCAGATCGTCGAGGGGCTGGCGGTCGGCGTGTTCCCGATGATCGTGTTCGCCTGCGCTATCGCGGTGATCGCCGGCCTGCAATTCCTGTTCTACCGCACCGCCTTGGGCAGCGCCTTCCGGGCGACCTCCGACGATGCGGACACGGCCCGCCTGATGGGCATCGACAACCGCCACATCTTCGCCCTCGCCATGGCGATCTCGCTCGCGGTCGTGGCGCTCGCCGGCGTGTTCCTCGGCATGCGCACCTCCTTCGATCCCAGCATCGGACCGGGCCGGCTGATCTACGCCTTCGAGGCGGTCATCATCGGCGGGCTGGGCAGCCTGTGGGGCACGCTGGCCGGCGGCATCATCCTCGGCGTCTCCCAGATCGTCGGCGGCAAGCTGTTCCCCGGCGCCGACCAGCTCGCCGGCCATGTCGTGTTCCTGATCCTCCTGGTGGTCCGGCCGCGGGGCCTGTTCCCCCGGGCGGTCGACTGAGGCCGCGGCACATGGCGGATACCGCGCAATACCGCGTCGCGACGGCGACCC from Rhodospirillaceae bacterium encodes:
- a CDS encoding ABC transporter ATP-binding protein, whose product is MPQIELHNARKSFGSLVVIDDLSMHLDEGEALGVIGPNGAGKTTLFNLISGGLAPDAGRIAFDGADITKLSAHERCRRGIGRSYQIPHPFVGMTVFENLLVGAAFGTGKAESQCYGPCAEILEKTGLIAKANALAGSLSLLERKRLELARALASDPRVLLLDEIAGGLTEDECFALVDTIREIRAGGVSIVWIEHIVHALLSVVDRLIVINFGVKIDDGDPHAVMNSAQVQEIYMGIGAE
- a CDS encoding ABC transporter ATP-binding protein, with translation MSLLETRGLTAFYGDFQALFGIDFAIAEGETVAIIGSNGAGKSTFLRSLTGLLANAAEAIHFNGQPIGDLPANRIVGLGIAMVPEGRKLFPSLTVEENLKIGAYSGRSGDWSVDRILDLFPFMQERRRTPATALSGGQQQMVAIGRALMSNPELLLCDEISLGLAPTIIKDIYDALPAIQEAGTTVVVVEQDIQQAMAVSDRVYCFMEGRVTLEGPPDELSHDAIREAYFGLKGAA
- a CDS encoding branched-chain amino acid ABC transporter permease, whose amino-acid sequence is MDWVNAVIQGVLVGGLYALFATGLSLIFGVMRLVNIAHGDLIVLSSFLGLAIVSGLGLHPLICLLIVVPLMFAIGYALQRGVLNFTLGPDILPPLLVTFGLSIIIQNALLEIFSADSQKLPAGALQTASLQIVEGLAVGVFPMIVFACAIAVIAGLQFLFYRTALGSAFRATSDDADTARLMGIDNRHIFALAMAISLAVVALAGVFLGMRTSFDPSIGPGRLIYAFEAVIIGGLGSLWGTLAGGIILGVSQIVGGKLFPGADQLAGHVVFLILLVVRPRGLFPRAVD